One Streptomyces sp. B21-105 genomic region harbors:
- a CDS encoding ATP-binding protein yields MPAASHGCQAAFLPDLARVGEMRQTAGAFLRRCRVSQPVVGVVVLAVSELVTNAVVHGEGEVVLRITVAVDVVRVSVTDHHPAPAVLKEAGPDGESGRGIRLVDAISDAWESSGKETWCEFRYARAAG; encoded by the coding sequence ATACCGGCGGCATCCCATGGCTGTCAGGCGGCCTTTCTCCCTGATCTCGCGAGAGTTGGGGAGATGCGGCAGACAGCCGGGGCGTTCCTGCGGCGGTGCCGTGTTTCGCAGCCGGTGGTGGGGGTCGTCGTACTGGCCGTCTCGGAGCTGGTCACCAACGCCGTGGTTCACGGAGAGGGAGAAGTCGTGCTCCGGATCACGGTGGCCGTCGACGTGGTGCGCGTCTCGGTCACCGATCACCATCCGGCCCCAGCTGTACTCAAGGAAGCCGGACCCGACGGTGAATCCGGTCGAGGGATCCGGCTTGTCGATGCGATCTCAGACGCCTGGGAGAGCAGCGGCAAAGAGACGTGGTGTGAGTTCCGGTACGCGAGGGCTGCGGGTTGA
- a CDS encoding SAM-dependent methyltransferase, producing the protein MPTYEVKSIAMVVGGHTRVQDDYQGGVESIIRLDDAYPLETLQGIEEFSHLTVTWRFHLARPEDVQLHARSPRGNQNWPATGTFVHRNHRRPNQLAVSYPRLLKVEGRDLLVTDLDAVDGTPVIDLAPYFEQMGPQGPVRQPAWPGEMLEPNYWAKASERPSERPL; encoded by the coding sequence ATGCCGACCTACGAGGTCAAGTCGATCGCAATGGTCGTCGGCGGCCACACCCGCGTACAGGACGACTACCAAGGCGGGGTCGAATCGATCATCCGGCTCGACGATGCCTATCCCCTCGAAACGCTGCAAGGAATCGAGGAGTTCTCCCACCTGACCGTGACCTGGCGCTTCCATCTGGCCCGACCCGAAGACGTCCAGCTCCACGCACGCAGTCCAAGGGGAAACCAGAACTGGCCGGCGACCGGTACGTTCGTCCACCGCAACCACCGGCGCCCCAACCAACTGGCGGTCAGCTACCCGCGGTTGCTCAAGGTCGAAGGCAGGGACCTGCTGGTCACCGATCTCGACGCCGTCGACGGGACGCCCGTGATCGACCTGGCACCGTACTTCGAACAGATGGGGCCTCAGGGCCCGGTCCGTCAGCCCGCATGGCCTGGCGAGATGCTCGAACCGAACTACTGGGCGAAGGCAAGCGAACGCCCCTCGGAGCGTCCCTTGTAG
- a CDS encoding Tat pathway signal protein codes for MARERNVALAALLREAGWSQPQAAAAVARVAAECGVRELEAISRSHISMWVLGTKPSGRAPHILRETLSRRLGRRLSLADLGLEEAPTGTTDTGSDWSVDPLTALAELGSDDLDMHRRKLLATAAYSAVGLALPTTSWWAAAPAAATNRRPASSRPVTQADVDDVRDLTVYYSARDQQRGGASGRKALASHLLDGAVPLLGGRFRTDQLRRDTYSAVAEMTYLAGWMAFDASEHRTAQRYLTIAARIAAEAGDGPLGGHVLRALAHQAVDLGHPRRALALADASMSRDRYGQASHREKALLAIVHARALASDGDRAGTLAAISRAERDLARADATEAPARVGFFQEASLAHETACALRDMGQPRDAEIHFKRSVATRRRQQFARTHSVTLGYLGAVQVQQGRLDEACATWNEALDAMAGIQSGRARDVIVRMQSDISPVRQRGGLHVAELDRRARGMLRAIG; via the coding sequence ATGGCCCGTGAACGAAACGTCGCCCTCGCCGCACTCCTGCGCGAAGCAGGCTGGTCCCAGCCGCAAGCAGCCGCCGCTGTTGCCCGCGTGGCCGCGGAGTGCGGAGTGCGCGAGCTGGAGGCGATCTCCCGCTCGCACATCTCCATGTGGGTGCTCGGCACGAAGCCGAGTGGCAGAGCGCCGCATATCCTGCGCGAGACGCTGTCCCGCAGACTCGGCCGCCGCCTCTCCCTGGCCGACCTCGGGCTGGAAGAAGCGCCGACAGGCACGACCGACACCGGATCCGACTGGAGCGTCGACCCTCTGACCGCACTGGCCGAGCTGGGAAGCGACGATCTCGACATGCACCGACGCAAGCTGCTGGCCACCGCCGCCTACTCCGCGGTCGGCCTTGCCCTGCCCACAACCTCGTGGTGGGCAGCCGCCCCCGCTGCAGCGACGAACCGCCGACCGGCCTCCTCGCGCCCGGTGACTCAGGCCGACGTCGACGACGTCCGCGACCTCACGGTCTACTACTCCGCGCGCGACCAGCAGCGAGGCGGCGCATCCGGCCGCAAGGCCCTCGCCAGCCACCTGCTCGACGGTGCGGTACCGCTGCTTGGCGGCCGATTCCGTACAGATCAGCTTCGCCGCGACACGTACTCCGCCGTGGCGGAGATGACTTACCTCGCCGGTTGGATGGCCTTCGACGCCAGTGAACACCGCACTGCTCAGCGCTACCTCACCATTGCCGCCCGCATCGCGGCGGAAGCGGGAGACGGACCGCTCGGTGGTCATGTCCTGCGCGCCCTCGCCCACCAGGCCGTGGACCTCGGGCATCCACGCCGGGCGCTGGCCCTGGCCGACGCCTCGATGTCCCGCGACCGCTACGGCCAGGCCAGCCATCGTGAAAAGGCGCTGCTGGCGATCGTCCATGCACGCGCCCTCGCGTCCGATGGCGACCGGGCCGGCACCCTCGCGGCCATTAGCCGCGCGGAGCGGGACCTCGCCCGCGCCGACGCCACCGAGGCACCGGCCCGCGTCGGCTTTTTCCAGGAAGCCTCCCTCGCCCACGAGACGGCCTGCGCTCTGCGCGACATGGGCCAGCCTCGCGACGCGGAGATCCACTTCAAGCGCAGCGTGGCCACGCGCCGACGCCAGCAGTTCGCCCGTACCCACAGCGTGACCCTCGGCTACCTCGGCGCAGTCCAAGTCCAGCAGGGACGCCTCGACGAGGCATGCGCGACCTGGAACGAAGCACTCGACGCCATGGCCGGTATCCAGTCCGGGCGAGCCCGCGACGTCATCGTCCGCATGCAGAGCGACATCTCGCCCGTCCGGCAGCGCGGTGGTCTCCACGTCGCCGAACTGGACCGTCGCGCGCGAGGCATGTTGCGCGCCATAGGCTGA
- a CDS encoding DUF6415 family natural product biosynthesis protein — protein sequence MATLETVTLVLGEDSPLPDSAADVEDLVRLLRGHVAQLGAQTAPGIPALLRAQRLCSDSVPEGYMPSRVYLVRLAEATQELMAHVERGGPGPISVQGGRRWRKPTVNVLRGAVFALALACLVFAASVPRT from the coding sequence GTGGCCACGTTGGAGACGGTGACGCTGGTGCTGGGCGAGGATTCGCCACTGCCCGACAGCGCTGCCGATGTGGAGGACCTCGTTCGCCTTCTGCGCGGCCACGTTGCCCAGTTGGGCGCACAGACCGCTCCCGGGATTCCCGCCCTGCTGCGCGCGCAGCGGCTCTGCTCCGACAGCGTCCCCGAGGGCTACATGCCGAGCCGGGTGTACCTGGTCAGGCTCGCCGAGGCCACCCAGGAGCTGATGGCACACGTGGAACGCGGCGGTCCCGGGCCGATCAGCGTGCAGGGCGGGCGGCGTTGGCGGAAGCCCACGGTCAACGTGCTGCGCGGGGCCGTCTTCGCCCTCGCCCTGGCCTGCCTGGTCTTCGCCGCTTCGGTGCCGCGGACATGA